In the Pseudorasbora parva isolate DD20220531a chromosome 23, ASM2467924v1, whole genome shotgun sequence genome, one interval contains:
- the LOC137062819 gene encoding cytokine receptor common subunit gamma-like, which produces MILLLVGLFLWNIPSFAFSESSKPEINCIIINLEYVNCTWSELELKGNYSFKSGFLDELRDCPAYHRINGVNVGCKFPFKKAQRFNSYYTRLYSDNGSLVMEQENKLVKYVKLSPPSNLSVEVKKDTELWFYWNVTNYVNADCVESEVRYRTDNNEWMNNSKTTRTYFSLPFLSKKRYEFQVRARIISSCGQSKFWSDWSESVYWGSPKANNGTESLSPVSVTSLMLYALGASILLVILSCLLVHSERLRIILIPVVPNEGRNVGQYLTSLFENYDDNIEKWLSMPKDLENGFKPNFTERACPVREYRIMSQSSSDSESILSNPTDLSSDYQCMHSYSSASTIPGPAEDLPNQDLSPDDNPV; this is translated from the exons AAATAAACTGCATTATCATAAATCTGGAGTATGTAAACTGCACATGGAGTGAGCTCGAGCTCAAGGGCAATTACAGTTTCAAGAGCGG GTTTTTAGATGAGCTTCGGGATTGTCCTGCCTATCACAGGATCAACGGTGTTAATGTGGGCTGCAAGTTTCCCTTCAAAAAAGCACAAAGGTTTAATAGCTATTACACACGGCTGTACAGTGACAACGGCAGTCTGGTGATGGAGCAGGAGAATAAGCTGGTAAAATATG TGAAGCTGAGTCCGCCGTCAAACCTGTCTGTGGAGGTGAAGAAAGACACTGAGCTGTGGTTCTACTGGAACGTCACCAACTATGTGAACGCGGACTGTGTTGAGAGTGAAGTTCGTTACAGGACAGACAACAACGAGTGGATG AATAACTCTAAAACCACACGGACCTACTTTAGTTTGCCTTTTCTCTCCAAAAAACGCTACGAGTTCCAGGTCAGAGCTCGTATAATCTCCTCCTGCGGACAGTCCAAGTTCTGGAGCGACTGGAGTGAGTCTGTGTACTGGGGCTCTCCAAAGGCCAACAACGGCACAG AGAGCCTGAGTCCCGTATCTGTGACGTCACTGATGCTGTACGCACTGGGGGCCTCAATATTACTCGTCATTCTCTCCTGCCTGCTCGTCCACAGTGAGAG ATTAAGAATAATCTTAATACCAGTGGTGCCAAATGAAGGACGAAACGTAGGCCAATACCTCACatccctttttgaaaattatgaCGATAATATAGAG AAATGGCTGTCCATGCCTAAAGATCTGGAGAACGGCTTCAAACCGAATTTCACGGAGCGTGCCTGTCCTGTGCGCGAGTACAGAATAATGTCCCAGTCCAGCAGTGACAGCGAAAGCATCCTCTCGAACCCAACAGACCTGTCGTCGGATTATCAGTGCATGCACAGCTACTCCTCCGCCTCCACCATCCCTGGACCGGCCGAAGATCTCCCGAACCAGGATCTGTCTCCAGACGATAATCCGGTCTAG